One window of the Candidatus Phycorickettsia trachydisci genome contains the following:
- a CDS encoding ankyrin repeat domain-containing protein, translating into MTSTINKLFNYVLEMRKYGEEADNHPELESELKIKWEQIIDELKSKKQEHSEAVEKEILQLKAAGQDINPYDQNQNFSLLHFVIGGFLDTKLLQHFTITDIKDPNDFLAIAIYNDNIEAVQWLLDNGVSPNAQDEDGDTMLQLAVWNDESGEIVKLLIDRGADINAQNAYGHTALQAALPAHDIAIIEFLLEKGADVNIKDKYDSSALDKIFIRCYEYGKEIIIPDDIRLKFLKLLIDHGAQVTPKEISQTMWYDFQYESTKSQALLLMLGSAKEIKIDMESYSVRQFFTDENNIKALFAADGYEEHKAIAKANLLKNLQDYSQNHHDQKVLDITQLVEQEIDLSTTEIAENNELPDQLYYKVELSGDTAIDTIDAA; encoded by the coding sequence ATGACAAGCACTATAAACAAACTATTTAATTACGTATTAGAAATGCGTAAATATGGAGAGGAGGCAGATAATCACCCAGAATTAGAGTCGGAATTAAAAATAAAGTGGGAACAAATTATTGATGAACTGAAATCTAAAAAACAAGAACACTCTGAAGCTGTTGAAAAAGAAATATTACAACTAAAAGCAGCCGGGCAAGATATAAACCCTTATGATCAAAATCAAAACTTTAGCTTATTGCATTTTGTAATAGGAGGATTCTTGGATACAAAATTATTGCAGCATTTTACAATTACCGACATTAAGGACCCTAACGACTTTTTAGCTATAGCTATCTACAACGATAATATAGAAGCTGTTCAATGGCTTTTAGATAATGGCGTCTCCCCTAATGCTCAAGATGAAGATGGCGATACCATGCTACAATTAGCAGTTTGGAATGATGAATCTGGTGAGATAGTTAAGCTACTTATTGATAGAGGTGCTGATATTAATGCACAGAATGCATATGGTCATACAGCTCTCCAAGCAGCTCTGCCTGCTCATGATATAGCAATTATAGAGTTTTTACTAGAAAAAGGTGCAGACGTTAATATAAAAGATAAGTATGATAGCTCTGCTTTAGATAAAATCTTTATACGTTGCTATGAATATGGTAAAGAAATAATTATTCCCGATGATATTAGGCTAAAATTTTTAAAACTACTAATAGACCATGGCGCTCAGGTTACACCGAAAGAGATATCTCAAACTATGTGGTATGACTTTCAATATGAATCAACTAAAAGCCAAGCTCTATTGTTGATGCTAGGTAGTGCCAAGGAGATTAAAATAGATATGGAAAGTTACTCTGTGCGCCAATTTTTCACAGACGAAAATAATATCAAAGCACTATTTGCTGCAGATGGTTATGAAGAACACAAAGCTATTGCAAAGGCGAATCTTTTAAAAAACCTGCAAGATTATAGCCAAAATCATCATGATCAAAAAGTATTAGATATAACTCAGCTAGTAGAACAAGAAATCGACTTATCTACTACAGAAATAGCTGAGAATAATGAATTACCAGATCAGTTATACTATAAAGTTGAACTATCAGGAGATACTGCAATTGATACAATAGACGCCGCTTAG
- a CDS encoding phage minor head protein gives MEEWVNLIHRKRGKMDLWVEDWVDSARDRVHNLDLNIPEHQDIYHQHVTTFIMFNEVKWDDEDQVPTKPKIKLKVYDDTATPPNKTIGFGFNMDAAGARKEWLEVFGDKVSFDKVKKGLKITKEQAKELLDYQIKKRRDELELLFGKDWKLLKPNEKMAIESLYFNSPSLVRKGTKFHENIKKYIETNDPKYLKETCNEVKYKSNKNRHPGIQYRRDKEARMLESNKCPIYSKPLDDLIPKGASMDIKLGKTVVPRSQPNTPSRSNRRYYIWRSQQDDKVRVNHQFCDGKIFDVDSPPDIGHPGKDYNCRCIQDFNIPDFVNLKLSDEKTMVRKYVDLPQLPNFCIK, from the coding sequence ATGGAAGAATGGGTTAATCTTATACATAGAAAAAGAGGAAAAATGGATTTGTGGGTGGAAGATTGGGTAGATAGCGCTCGTGATAGGGTGCATAACCTGGATTTAAATATTCCGGAACATCAAGATATTTATCATCAACACGTCACAACCTTCATAATGTTTAATGAAGTAAAGTGGGATGATGAAGACCAAGTTCCTACAAAACCTAAGATAAAACTTAAAGTCTATGATGATACAGCAACACCACCCAATAAAACAATAGGTTTTGGCTTTAATATGGATGCAGCTGGTGCAAGAAAGGAATGGCTAGAAGTATTCGGAGATAAGGTGTCATTTGATAAGGTTAAAAAAGGGTTAAAAATAACAAAAGAACAAGCGAAGGAGTTGCTTGACTATCAAATTAAGAAACGCAGAGATGAATTAGAGCTTTTATTTGGAAAAGATTGGAAACTTTTGAAGCCAAATGAAAAAATGGCTATAGAATCACTTTACTTTAATAGTCCTTCTTTGGTAAGAAAAGGTACTAAGTTTCACGAAAATATAAAGAAGTACATTGAAACTAATGATCCTAAATATTTAAAAGAAACTTGTAATGAAGTAAAATATAAGTCAAATAAAAACAGACATCCAGGTATACAGTACAGGAGAGATAAAGAAGCTAGAATGCTTGAATCAAATAAGTGTCCTATATATTCTAAACCACTTGACGATTTGATCCCTAAAGGTGCATCAATGGATATTAAGCTAGGAAAAACAGTAGTTCCTCGTAGCCAGCCAAACACTCCTTCTAGATCAAATCGAAGGTATTATATTTGGCGCAGCCAGCAAGATGATAAGGTTAGGGTTAATCATCAATTTTGTGATGGCAAAATATTTGATGTAGATAGTCCACCTGATATAGGACATCCAGGCAAAGATTATAACTGCCGTTGCATTCAAGATTTTAATATTCCAGATTTTGTAAACCTGAAGTTATCAGATGAAAAAACAATGGTCAGGAAATATGTGGATTTACCCCAATTACCTAATTTTTGTATAAAGTAG
- a CDS encoding ankyrin repeat domain-containing protein, with product MAKNIQAEKKITDLLKEEIGCALAGADLAPYKLDEFVQFLSSLGGAQGTVEEFINKFNDNEFVPNIDTKRFAELSNKLGVSYRIDWAAEVAGVLSKVKNELQTLESGGFDFIQQDNSQVTFVGYSVKVSGVARFISTARIGIEHIRIFALGEVVVDGSLDLSGGCVSIIAPAWNIVAPSMINLKGKSGDEYGLRSVSGKDLCEDGIDGASGSQGGNGGHFWGIGEDFFNLENLSINVDGGPGGTGQNGGNGLPGQDFTYNLSTGDEAKPLMEWLKYTDSVRQVIYSNQFREFIGRHPYGMGLLDKIRVKWHETVDCIVKGNRHLFREQGDYLLNLKEFTEITIKQFHEENKHSVEHRKLFKKGSSLLVKKFSFERAEQRLYGLSRKIFSEESGSKKLGYGVGGNGGSGGFGGPGGAPGTHDIISLGGLIEKRYVPQAGESGVSGEDGSVGGGGQVVLKLTDIGSKSGFCCVGGSTVHTTLNLKAPPGNVHANKGLIEFRDNATKRPNLHLSIVDYQLLMGKKSGMMGNLSKSFSSKLKEIEAERSSFDFANELLQLEEYIARPGVKFDFLDSYCLLAKRIGHRANMTYDEQEVKVLKYLYTSALTRISQLKAAASGRLVIDIDRFLSIIKNNIEELGASYDAEAIAAHKTKYAKEIEGKIDEAKKFACRLVEDIENAGNMLDDQFKKHLEEIDSDIRQAARSAIDLEASKVKVQNAITKTLIFNTLGILVSSAGMAFGPPGAIVAKIVQVGIGMLDNPNFGEHDLVIENLEKLSSTWDTIDSDQITVLTNSTKPAMYALGMLSKTLATEKAKLSAITTAIKQAESLVTQLQGHKKQMSSSFGERLDQITLQVKDIHKSLEDKSVVAIEFNKAEIANFFNSIKAELSKITGDSADGFCNAINKMIQALETSMIIHEHIQEYKDQITFANYIAQINSLGFKESIATGELGEVIQKLEKVTQRNIALEQYYMAISVIKQWSFPFAQNFLDSFDKLPNFLSLPDEKFIPKLKDQMEKIIREVVKEKTYVSDVDHLIKEDEFTDEPFFVWSYRNYASQITDLLNGKQVFLNADIKTSPKYKGAIKFTEIKLQLKGSDDTKIKSALQPCEIELQHSGNSYYRFANKFYSVQHDAIKMSFSLDLKSTNQTFKKIHKASQENPMLSPYTWWVVTLKSKETNKDTELKSTSFSAQEEENSPLFNRLKETLPTLQIQLVGKGRFIDESQITQNFQVDTFYEQVITPIPQFRLQLKPKPNAFNQATNLNYTYQIEDIALIQSKLMKPHVKDITILPPSPSIQTIQKAIAVDKPVLFTYSQDNINWSAIAIILGSQTTALCSKKLGDLSEVLTTLGINNIFYAPIPLLKASDNAPLALSHMNIMAEYIKQNPTELINTFSSLLVINNLAQLRSEFAKLYADAVYAKIEAKKSVELPEFLAALNIPNNDEQTRELAKTIYNEKDHTMTNLITAAQNCDINAIEALAKEEIDIDKPDNNGRTLLHWAALHNDSDAIQALLAQDANIEAKDNQGWTPLYLATYYNECKAIQTLLDNGADIEIAINLRTPLLLAVSRNNKEAAEVLLSNGANIAATLKVNETSLHIAALNNNTDILKILIKYKAFIEAKTEGDWTALLVAIEKGNLEATQLLISNGANIHTFNKAKYQPIHFAASRGYPEIIDLLLNQGAKIECKEENNYFTPLHWAANKGHAKIISTLVKRGANIESVDNKAKTPLHWAAGTDQLEALQTLLDLGANIHSTSTNQSLAGRTSLHFSAESGAYETSKELLLRGANANALAKGSWTPLHFCSRAGHLNIVQLLIENHAEVSPANVNQDTPLHLSAEKNHYKIVLLLLTHRANMEAKDINDYTPLLTAAENNSYESVILLIHHGANLAARDCDGFDAPYLAKQKGHTEIIHLLSIAHTPPFESEYQSLIHSIEDDVPFVHSSSKLIGEVDDF from the coding sequence ATGGCTAAAAATATTCAAGCAGAAAAGAAAATAACTGATCTACTAAAGGAAGAAATAGGGTGCGCGCTGGCTGGGGCTGATCTGGCTCCTTATAAACTTGATGAATTTGTTCAATTCCTTAGCTCTTTAGGTGGTGCTCAAGGAACTGTGGAGGAGTTTATAAATAAGTTTAATGATAATGAGTTTGTACCAAATATTGATACTAAAAGGTTTGCTGAATTGTCGAACAAGTTGGGTGTCTCTTATCGCATAGACTGGGCGGCTGAAGTTGCAGGAGTTTTAAGTAAAGTCAAAAATGAGCTACAGACTTTGGAAAGTGGTGGATTTGATTTTATTCAACAAGATAATAGTCAAGTTACTTTTGTAGGGTATAGCGTGAAGGTATCGGGAGTTGCTAGGTTTATAAGTACTGCTCGGATAGGTATTGAGCATATCAGAATTTTTGCTTTAGGTGAGGTTGTGGTGGATGGTAGTTTAGATTTGTCGGGAGGGTGCGTGAGTATTATTGCTCCTGCGTGGAATATAGTTGCTCCAAGTATGATTAATTTGAAGGGTAAGTCTGGAGATGAGTATGGATTGCGCTCTGTTAGTGGGAAGGATTTGTGTGAAGATGGGATAGATGGTGCTTCTGGGAGTCAAGGAGGTAATGGAGGGCATTTTTGGGGTATAGGAGAGGATTTTTTTAATTTAGAGAATTTGAGCATTAATGTTGACGGAGGTCCTGGGGGTACTGGGCAGAATGGAGGGAATGGTTTACCGGGGCAGGATTTCACGTACAATTTGAGTACAGGTGATGAGGCAAAGCCTTTGATGGAATGGTTGAAGTACACAGATAGTGTAAGACAAGTGATATACAGCAATCAGTTTAGGGAATTTATAGGAAGGCATCCTTATGGGATGGGGCTTTTAGATAAGATTAGGGTTAAGTGGCATGAGACTGTTGATTGTATCGTTAAGGGCAATCGGCATTTATTTAGGGAGCAAGGAGATTACCTATTAAATCTTAAGGAGTTTACGGAGATTACAATAAAGCAATTTCATGAAGAGAACAAACATTCTGTAGAACATAGGAAGCTTTTTAAGAAGGGGAGTAGTTTACTGGTTAAAAAATTCTCATTTGAGCGTGCAGAGCAGAGGTTGTATGGTTTGAGCAGGAAGATATTTAGTGAAGAAAGTGGTTCTAAAAAGCTTGGGTATGGAGTTGGTGGTAATGGAGGTTCTGGGGGTTTTGGAGGCCCAGGAGGTGCTCCAGGGACGCACGATATTATATCGCTTGGAGGGCTGATCGAAAAGAGATACGTACCTCAGGCAGGCGAAAGTGGAGTAAGTGGTGAAGATGGTAGTGTTGGTGGAGGGGGGCAAGTTGTTTTGAAATTGACTGATATTGGTAGCAAGTCGGGTTTTTGTTGCGTAGGTGGGTCGACTGTTCATACTACACTTAACCTTAAGGCACCTCCGGGGAATGTGCATGCTAATAAGGGACTTATAGAATTTAGAGATAATGCTACTAAGAGGCCTAATTTACATTTAAGCATCGTAGATTATCAACTATTAATGGGCAAGAAGTCTGGGATGATGGGTAATTTATCAAAATCTTTCAGCAGCAAATTGAAAGAGATAGAAGCAGAGAGAAGCTCCTTTGATTTTGCTAATGAGTTGCTACAACTTGAGGAGTATATAGCAAGACCTGGGGTTAAGTTTGACTTTCTTGATTCTTATTGTTTGCTTGCAAAAAGGATTGGTCATCGGGCAAACATGACTTACGATGAGCAGGAAGTCAAGGTACTAAAGTATCTTTATACATCGGCTTTGACTCGTATATCACAGCTTAAGGCGGCAGCTTCTGGCAGACTTGTGATTGATATAGATAGGTTTTTGTCAATCATAAAAAATAACATAGAAGAGTTAGGAGCAAGTTATGATGCTGAAGCTATTGCAGCTCATAAGACAAAGTATGCTAAAGAGATAGAAGGTAAGATAGATGAGGCCAAGAAGTTTGCGTGCAGACTGGTGGAAGATATTGAAAATGCTGGTAATATGCTCGATGATCAATTTAAAAAGCACTTAGAAGAGATTGATAGTGATATTAGGCAAGCAGCTCGTAGTGCAATCGATTTAGAAGCCAGCAAGGTCAAGGTGCAAAATGCGATAACCAAAACGTTAATATTTAATACTTTAGGTATATTAGTATCATCTGCAGGGATGGCATTTGGACCTCCAGGAGCCATAGTAGCAAAAATTGTGCAAGTAGGTATCGGGATGCTGGATAATCCTAATTTTGGGGAGCATGATTTGGTGATTGAAAATTTAGAAAAACTCAGCAGCACATGGGATACAATTGATTCAGATCAGATAACGGTCTTAACAAATAGCACCAAACCTGCGATGTATGCACTTGGCATGCTATCAAAAACTCTTGCAACTGAAAAGGCCAAGCTTTCAGCGATAACAACAGCAATTAAGCAAGCAGAGAGTTTAGTAACCCAGCTTCAGGGTCACAAAAAACAAATGAGCAGCTCTTTTGGTGAGCGTCTAGATCAAATTACTTTACAGGTAAAAGATATACACAAAAGTCTTGAAGATAAGTCAGTAGTTGCAATCGAGTTCAACAAGGCAGAAATAGCAAACTTTTTCAATAGCATCAAAGCAGAGCTTAGCAAGATCACGGGCGATTCTGCAGACGGATTCTGCAATGCAATTAACAAGATGATCCAAGCTCTTGAGACGTCAATGATAATCCATGAGCACATCCAAGAATATAAAGACCAAATCACCTTTGCAAACTACATTGCCCAGATCAATTCACTAGGCTTTAAGGAATCTATCGCAACAGGTGAACTCGGAGAAGTAATACAAAAATTAGAAAAAGTAACGCAGCGCAACATAGCCCTAGAGCAGTATTACATGGCTATATCAGTGATCAAACAATGGTCATTCCCTTTTGCCCAGAATTTCTTAGACAGCTTTGATAAACTGCCAAACTTCTTAAGCTTGCCTGATGAAAAGTTTATCCCTAAACTCAAAGACCAAATGGAGAAAATAATCAGGGAAGTAGTCAAAGAAAAGACCTATGTCAGCGATGTTGATCACTTAATCAAAGAGGATGAGTTTACCGATGAACCATTCTTTGTCTGGTCGTATCGTAACTACGCAAGTCAAATCACAGACCTGCTAAATGGCAAACAGGTCTTTCTAAACGCAGATATCAAAACCAGCCCAAAATATAAAGGAGCGATCAAATTTACGGAAATTAAACTACAACTCAAAGGCAGTGATGATACAAAAATCAAGTCAGCACTTCAGCCTTGCGAGATCGAGCTGCAACACAGCGGTAACTCATACTATAGGTTTGCAAATAAATTTTACTCCGTCCAGCACGATGCCATTAAAATGTCATTCAGTCTAGACTTAAAAAGCACTAACCAAACGTTCAAAAAAATACATAAAGCAAGTCAAGAAAACCCTATGCTAAGCCCATATACATGGTGGGTAGTGACGCTTAAATCAAAAGAAACAAACAAAGATACAGAGCTGAAATCTACATCATTTAGCGCTCAAGAAGAAGAAAACTCTCCCCTATTCAATAGGCTAAAAGAAACCCTCCCAACCCTCCAAATTCAGCTTGTCGGAAAGGGGCGTTTTATCGATGAAAGTCAAATAACCCAAAACTTCCAAGTCGATACCTTCTACGAACAAGTCATCACGCCCATACCCCAATTTAGGCTCCAGCTCAAACCTAAACCCAACGCCTTTAACCAAGCAACAAACCTAAATTATACCTACCAAATCGAAGACATCGCTCTCATACAAAGTAAACTAATGAAACCCCATGTAAAGGACATCACAATCCTTCCACCATCCCCATCAATCCAAACAATCCAAAAAGCAATCGCCGTGGACAAACCAGTACTCTTTACTTACTCCCAAGACAACATCAACTGGTCTGCAATCGCTATAATCCTAGGCTCACAAACAACAGCTCTATGTAGCAAAAAGCTGGGCGACCTCTCAGAGGTACTCACAACACTAGGCATAAATAACATCTTTTATGCACCAATACCCCTACTCAAAGCATCTGACAACGCTCCCTTAGCACTTAGCCATATGAACATCATGGCCGAATATATCAAGCAAAATCCAACAGAATTAATCAACACATTCAGCAGCCTGCTCGTCATAAACAACCTCGCACAACTACGAAGTGAATTCGCAAAATTGTATGCAGATGCCGTATACGCCAAGATTGAAGCCAAAAAATCTGTCGAATTACCAGAGTTCTTGGCCGCCTTAAACATCCCAAATAACGATGAACAAACACGCGAACTCGCCAAAACGATATACAACGAGAAAGACCATACTATGACAAACCTAATCACCGCAGCCCAAAACTGCGATATAAATGCCATCGAAGCCCTAGCCAAAGAAGAGATCGATATAGATAAACCTGATAACAACGGCCGTACTCTCTTGCACTGGGCCGCCCTTCATAACGACTCCGACGCCATCCAAGCCCTACTCGCCCAAGACGCCAACATCGAAGCCAAGGATAACCAAGGCTGGACACCCCTATACCTTGCTACGTACTACAACGAATGTAAAGCAATCCAAACTTTACTTGACAACGGAGCCGACATCGAAATAGCCATAAACCTTAGAACCCCTCTACTTCTTGCTGTGAGCAGAAACAATAAAGAAGCTGCTGAAGTACTCTTATCGAACGGCGCCAACATCGCCGCTACCCTCAAAGTCAACGAAACCTCTTTACATATTGCTGCCTTAAACAACAATACAGATATCCTCAAGATTTTGATAAAATACAAAGCTTTCATTGAGGCTAAAACCGAAGGTGATTGGACAGCCCTTTTGGTTGCAATTGAAAAAGGAAACTTAGAGGCAACCCAATTATTAATATCTAACGGAGCCAACATCCACACATTCAACAAGGCTAAATACCAACCTATCCACTTCGCTGCTTCTAGAGGTTACCCAGAGATCATTGACTTATTACTTAATCAAGGAGCCAAGATTGAATGTAAGGAAGAAAATAACTATTTCACACCTTTACACTGGGCTGCTAACAAAGGTCATGCTAAAATCATATCTACATTAGTCAAACGAGGTGCTAACATTGAATCAGTTGACAACAAAGCCAAAACACCCCTCCATTGGGCTGCCGGTACAGATCAACTCGAAGCATTACAAACTCTCCTAGACCTCGGAGCTAATATCCATAGCACTAGTACAAACCAAAGCTTAGCGGGTCGTACATCTCTACATTTTTCTGCTGAATCCGGAGCATACGAAACTTCTAAAGAGCTTTTATTAAGAGGAGCAAATGCGAATGCCTTAGCCAAAGGATCTTGGACTCCTTTGCACTTTTGTTCAAGAGCTGGTCATCTCAACATAGTTCAACTCCTCATCGAAAACCATGCTGAGGTCAGTCCCGCTAATGTTAATCAAGATACGCCGTTACATTTATCTGCAGAGAAAAATCATTATAAAATCGTATTGTTACTACTAACTCATAGAGCAAATATGGAAGCAAAAGACATAAACGATTACACTCCTTTACTAACAGCAGCCGAAAATAACAGCTACGAATCAGTGATACTACTCATCCACCATGGAGCTAACCTTGCAGCCCGTGACTGCGACGGCTTTGACGCCCCTTACCTAGCTAAACAGAAAGGCCATACCGAAATCATCCATCTCCTTTCTATCGCCCATACTCCTCCCTTTGAGTCAGAATACCAATCCCTCATACACAGCATCGAGGATGACGTTCCTTTTGTCCATAGCTCATCTAAGCTAATAGGAGAAGTTGATGATTTTTAG
- a CDS encoding ATP-binding protein, whose translation MLGFRDFGPFIQSSRTKNMSGGKGLGLAICEHIIKLHKGKIYAENNPKKGSTLSFIIPL comes from the coding sequence ATATTAGGATTTAGGGACTTTGGACCATTTATTCAAAGCTCACGTACTAAAAATATGTCCGGTGGTAAAGGTCTTGGTCTTGCAATATGCGAGCATATTATTAAGCTTCATAAAGGTAAAATATATGCTGAAAATAATCCTAAAAAAGGTTCTACACTCTCTTTTATTATACCTCTTTGA
- a CDS encoding ankyrin repeat domain-containing protein gives MTPLLTAAANNGYESVILLIHHGANINAKDCDGFDASYLAKQKGHT, from the coding sequence ATGACACCCCTACTAACAGCAGCCGCAAATAACGGCTACGAATCAGTAATACTCCTCATACACCACGGAGCCAATATCAATGCCAAGGACTGTGACGGCTTTGACGCCTCTTACCTAGCCAAACAGAAAGGCCATACCTAA